In a genomic window of Thioalkalivibrio sp. XN279:
- a CDS encoding YqiA/YcfP family alpha/beta fold hydrolase — MALRRLLARGLVRTLVRRDLAPSRSLAARRRAVDRAARLLRLPRGVRSMPAAGFPGSEWLLPAGVATADSGPAILYLHGGGFVLGSPRSHRSVAAHLAAACARPVLLLDYPLAPEQAFPAAPDTVLEAWERVTAAGGRPIALAGDSAGGWLALRLALQAGAMGLPAPTAMALFSPLLDLGRASASTAPDLMLPPGFVAAGIRAFAGGLPPADPRLDLLGQSLAGLPPLFIAYDADEMLAPDSRRLAEAAAAAGVRVRVAAESGLWHAWPLLAGLLPEAGATLRQAAAVLAPRRGAVS; from the coding sequence GTGGCGCTGCGCCGACTGCTGGCGCGCGGGCTCGTGCGCACCCTGGTGCGGCGCGACCTGGCGCCATCCCGCTCCCTGGCGGCGCGCCGCCGTGCCGTGGACCGCGCCGCTCGCCTGCTGCGCCTGCCGCGCGGGGTACGCAGCATGCCCGCGGCGGGTTTTCCAGGCAGCGAGTGGCTGCTGCCTGCAGGCGTCGCGACGGCAGACAGCGGTCCAGCAATTCTCTACCTGCACGGCGGCGGCTTCGTGCTCGGCTCGCCGCGCAGCCACCGCAGCGTGGCGGCGCACCTCGCGGCGGCCTGCGCGCGGCCGGTGCTGCTGCTCGATTACCCACTGGCGCCGGAGCAGGCCTTCCCGGCAGCGCCCGACACGGTGCTGGAGGCGTGGGAGCGGGTGACGGCTGCGGGCGGGCGTCCCATCGCGCTGGCGGGGGATTCGGCCGGGGGCTGGCTGGCGCTGCGGCTGGCATTGCAGGCGGGCGCCATGGGCCTGCCGGCGCCGACGGCAATGGCGCTGTTCTCGCCCCTGCTCGATCTCGGGCGGGCCTCGGCCTCGACCGCGCCCGACCTCATGCTCCCGCCCGGCTTTGTCGCCGCGGGCATCCGGGCGTTTGCGGGCGGGCTGCCGCCGGCAGACCCGCGGCTCGACCTGCTCGGCCAGTCGCTGGCGGGGCTGCCCCCGCTGTTCATTGCCTACGATGCCGACGAGATGCTGGCCCCAGACAGCCGGCGCCTCGCCGAGGCGGCTGCGGCAGCCGGTGTGCGCGTGCGCGTCGCAGCGGAGAGCGGGCTGTGGCATGCATGGCCGCTGCTGGCCGGCCTGTTGCCCGAGGCCGGCGCCACCCTGCGCCAGGCGGCGGCGGTGCTCGCGCCGCGGCGAGGAGCCGTCTCCTGA
- a CDS encoding DMT family transporter, with protein MLLHNPTLRLLAGAAMISFAPVFVRLTPVSPTDSAFYRTLFGGLMLAAWVFARRTPVERRSGLALVALLAAGLLFAADLAVWHRSIWYVGPGLATLLGNFQVFVLALVGIVFFREKARWELMLAIPMAFVGLGLIVGFEWRSLDAEYRWGILFGLATALFYSAYILSLRRARAASPQGSIAADLMIVSLVSAACLYLGSGVGGAGIALPDPGAAWMLAAYALVAQVVGWLLISGSLPHVPASRVGLILLLQPTLAFIWDVLIFAREFGARETAGAALAIAAIGLGSLPRRGGKRPA; from the coding sequence ATGCTGTTGCACAATCCGACACTGCGATTGCTGGCCGGGGCCGCGATGATCAGCTTCGCCCCGGTGTTCGTGCGCCTGACCCCGGTCAGCCCGACCGACAGCGCCTTCTATCGCACCCTGTTCGGCGGCCTGATGCTGGCCGCCTGGGTATTCGCCCGGCGCACCCCGGTGGAGCGGCGCTCGGGGCTGGCGCTGGTCGCGCTGCTGGCGGCCGGGTTGCTGTTCGCCGCCGACCTCGCCGTGTGGCACCGGAGCATCTGGTACGTGGGCCCCGGGCTGGCGACACTGCTGGGCAATTTCCAGGTGTTCGTGCTGGCGCTTGTCGGTATCGTCTTCTTCCGCGAAAAGGCGCGCTGGGAGCTGATGCTCGCCATCCCCATGGCCTTCGTGGGTCTCGGCCTGATCGTCGGTTTCGAGTGGCGCTCGCTGGATGCGGAGTATCGCTGGGGGATCTTGTTCGGCCTCGCCACCGCCTTGTTCTACTCCGCGTACATCCTGTCGCTGCGGCGTGCACGCGCGGCCAGCCCCCAGGGCTCGATCGCCGCGGACCTGATGATCGTGTCGCTGGTCTCGGCGGCCTGCCTGTACCTCGGCTCCGGGGTCGGCGGCGCCGGCATCGCGCTGCCCGACCCGGGCGCCGCATGGATGCTGGCGGCTTATGCGCTGGTGGCCCAGGTGGTCGGCTGGCTGCTGATCTCCGGCAGCCTGCCGCACGTGCCGGCCTCGCGCGTGGGCCTGATCCTGTTGTTGCAGCCGACCCTGGCCTTCATCTGGGACGTGCTGATTTTCGCGCGCGAGTTCGGCGCCCGCGAGACGGCCGGCGCCGCACTGGCCATCGCCGCCATCGGCCTCGGCTCGCTGCCGCGACGCGGCGGCAAACGCCCGGCCTGA
- a CDS encoding diacylglycerol kinase family protein — translation MPEAVVLLANPAAGSGRGDRLGARAAKLLASAGMRVETVVSRGPGHLAEAAANEAGRGRARVIVLGGDGTLSEVARGLLEVPGAPTILGIVPLGTGNDFIKSAGLPRDWRRACALLAGGCTARRVDAGRVNGRWFINAVGLGFDAAIAHATAGHKWLPGALGYAAGLVGALYAGIGDPVCTLRWEDADGNGGEDRRAVTLVAACNGRYAGGLFHLAPQAELDDGCLDLVWADALGRFQVLRHAPSVMRGTHGRLPIAHQARARRLEVTSDRPVPAQADGELLGLEVERLEIEVAAGAIALWT, via the coding sequence ATGCCAGAGGCCGTCGTACTGCTCGCCAACCCCGCTGCCGGCAGCGGGCGTGGCGATCGGCTCGGCGCCCGCGCCGCAAAGCTGCTGGCGAGCGCCGGCATGCGGGTCGAGACCGTGGTCAGCCGCGGCCCCGGACACCTGGCTGAAGCCGCGGCAAACGAAGCCGGGCGCGGCCGCGCCAGGGTCATTGTGCTCGGCGGCGACGGCACCCTGTCGGAGGTGGCGCGCGGCCTGCTCGAGGTGCCGGGCGCACCCACCATCCTCGGTATCGTGCCGCTCGGCACCGGCAACGACTTCATCAAGTCCGCCGGGCTGCCGCGCGACTGGCGCCGGGCCTGCGCCTTGCTGGCCGGCGGCTGCACAGCGCGCCGCGTAGACGCCGGGCGGGTCAACGGACGCTGGTTCATCAACGCCGTCGGACTCGGCTTCGATGCGGCGATCGCCCACGCCACCGCCGGCCACAAGTGGCTGCCGGGCGCGCTGGGCTATGCCGCCGGACTCGTCGGGGCGCTGTACGCGGGCATCGGCGACCCGGTGTGCACGCTGCGCTGGGAGGATGCCGACGGGAACGGCGGCGAAGACCGGCGTGCAGTGACGCTGGTGGCGGCCTGCAACGGCCGCTACGCCGGGGGACTGTTCCACCTCGCGCCACAGGCCGAGCTGGATGACGGCTGTCTCGACCTGGTGTGGGCCGACGCACTCGGCCGCTTCCAGGTCCTGCGCCACGCGCCGAGCGTCATGCGCGGAACGCACGGGCGGCTGCCCATCGCGCACCAGGCCCGGGCGCGCCGGCTGGAAGTGACGAGCGACCGGCCGGTGCCGGCCCAGGCAGACGGGGAACTGCTGGGGCTGGAGGTCGAGCGGCTGGAAATCGAGGTGGCGGCGGGCGCCATCGCCCTCTGGACCTGA
- a CDS encoding glycerol-3-phosphate acyltransferase, with product MLELACKLILGYLAGSIVGSLVVGRLRGVDIRLLGSGNAGGTNALRTQGKGFALAVVLIDVLKAVLPILWLTGAALPGVPVDAAVSREAVAVVIGAGAVAGHVWPVFFGFRGGKGMATLVGAYAAIEAALLAPVLAGWVLVAVIGGYVGIATMSAAAVAPLWLAVTGQAGRPLFWFALLMAVFVAWTHRSNIARLRARTEHRMFRGLLGRRR from the coding sequence ATGCTCGAACTCGCCTGCAAGCTCATCCTCGGCTACCTGGCCGGGTCCATCGTCGGCAGCCTGGTGGTCGGGCGCCTGCGCGGCGTCGACATCCGGCTGCTCGGCAGCGGCAACGCCGGCGGCACCAATGCCTTGCGCACCCAGGGCAAGGGTTTCGCCCTCGCGGTGGTGCTCATCGACGTGCTGAAGGCGGTCCTGCCCATCCTCTGGCTGACTGGCGCCGCGCTGCCCGGGGTGCCGGTGGATGCCGCGGTGTCGCGCGAGGCCGTGGCCGTGGTCATCGGGGCCGGCGCCGTGGCCGGGCACGTGTGGCCGGTGTTCTTCGGCTTCCGCGGCGGCAAGGGCATGGCGACGCTGGTCGGCGCCTACGCCGCCATCGAGGCTGCCTTGCTGGCGCCGGTGCTGGCGGGATGGGTGCTGGTGGCGGTGATTGGCGGCTACGTGGGCATCGCGACCATGTCTGCGGCGGCGGTGGCTCCGCTGTGGCTGGCCGTCACCGGGCAGGCCGGGCGGCCGCTGTTCTGGTTCGCGCTGCTGATGGCGGTGTTCGTGGCCTGGACCCACCGCAGCAACATCGCGCGCCTGCGCGCCCGCACGGAGCACCGCATGTTCCGCGGCCTGCTGGGCCGGCGGCGATGA
- a CDS encoding biotin--[acetyl-CoA-carboxylase] ligase, whose translation MSFNMALLRALAPGDPVSGTALGRALGTSRTAIWKGIQRLVDLGLEVEAKPGLGYRLAAPLELLDAARLRRALPAAASARLARLEVLAETDSTNSRVLFSDAAPGVLVACLAEHQSAGRGRHGRAWLAAPGRGVCLSVGGRMPASPADFAGLPPAVGLACAEALERLGVPGVRLKWPNDLLLGDAKLGGILIELRGEAQGPATVAVGIGLNLHVGAPMRAAIGAAGGLPPAALADAAPDVGRNEVAAALLAAVVETLAQMPGGLGEEALAAWVRRDALRDRAVRLETPGRAETGIARGIDATGALLLETADGTLRRVTAGEVTLRPAA comes from the coding sequence ATGAGCTTCAACATGGCGCTGCTGCGGGCGCTGGCTCCGGGAGACCCGGTCTCGGGCACGGCGCTCGGGCGCGCGCTGGGGACCAGCCGTACCGCGATCTGGAAGGGTATACAGCGGCTGGTCGACCTCGGACTCGAGGTGGAAGCGAAGCCCGGCCTGGGCTACCGCCTGGCGGCGCCGCTCGAGTTGCTGGACGCGGCCCGCCTGCGGCGTGCCTTGCCGGCGGCGGCGAGCGCCAGGCTTGCCCGGCTGGAAGTGCTGGCAGAAACCGATTCCACCAACAGCCGCGTGCTTTTCTCGGACGCGGCGCCCGGCGTGCTGGTGGCCTGCCTCGCGGAACACCAGAGCGCCGGCCGCGGTCGCCACGGGCGTGCATGGCTGGCCGCGCCAGGGCGGGGCGTGTGCCTGTCGGTCGGCGGGCGCATGCCGGCCAGTCCGGCAGACTTCGCCGGCCTGCCGCCCGCCGTGGGCCTCGCTTGCGCCGAGGCGCTGGAACGGCTGGGGGTACCGGGTGTGCGGCTGAAATGGCCCAACGACCTGTTGCTGGGCGACGCCAAGCTCGGCGGCATCCTCATCGAGCTGCGTGGCGAGGCCCAGGGACCGGCCACTGTGGCGGTGGGCATCGGCCTGAACCTGCACGTCGGCGCGCCGATGCGGGCCGCGATCGGTGCGGCAGGCGGGTTGCCGCCGGCCGCGCTGGCTGATGCGGCACCCGATGTCGGCCGCAACGAAGTGGCCGCGGCGCTGCTGGCGGCGGTCGTCGAAACCCTCGCGCAGATGCCGGGGGGGCTGGGCGAGGAGGCGCTCGCAGCATGGGTGCGTCGTGACGCCCTGCGCGACCGCGCGGTGCGGCTGGAGACCCCGGGGCGCGCGGAAACCGGTATCGCGCGCGGCATAGACGCCACCGGCGCCTTGCTGCTCGAGACCGCCGACGGGACCCTGCGGCGCGTCACCGCCGGCGAGGTGACGCTGAGGCCGGCGGCATGA
- a CDS encoding type III pantothenate kinase: MTLLLDLGNTRLKAARSDGSGGLELLGEASHREHGMAGALARALGASAPGAGVAWCANVAGPAAGEALAAALAQAGGGGLSFLRAAPEACGVSCAYAEPARLGADRWAALLGARGLSAAPCVVVDAGSALTIDAMAAQGRHLGGWILPGLAMMVDALEARTGDLARFRQASAPAVTGGFPTDTRSAMEEGARLAALGAVAAAQERLALHAGAPARLFLTGGDAPALHSALETAELVPELVLLGLARAAAGNPVSNMNAC, encoded by the coding sequence ATGACCCTGTTGCTGGATCTCGGCAATACCCGCCTCAAGGCGGCGCGCAGCGACGGCAGTGGCGGCCTGGAGCTGCTGGGAGAGGCCTCCCATCGTGAGCACGGCATGGCCGGGGCGCTGGCCCGGGCGCTGGGCGCGTCCGCGCCCGGCGCGGGTGTGGCCTGGTGCGCCAATGTCGCCGGGCCGGCGGCCGGCGAAGCCTTGGCGGCGGCGCTGGCACAGGCCGGCGGCGGCGGCCTCAGTTTCCTGCGCGCCGCCCCGGAAGCCTGCGGCGTGAGCTGTGCGTACGCGGAGCCGGCGCGCCTGGGCGCGGACCGCTGGGCGGCGCTGCTGGGCGCGCGCGGCCTGTCGGCGGCCCCCTGCGTGGTAGTGGATGCCGGCTCGGCTCTGACCATCGACGCCATGGCAGCGCAGGGCCGCCATCTCGGCGGCTGGATCCTGCCGGGGCTGGCGATGATGGTGGACGCCCTGGAGGCTCGCACCGGGGACCTGGCGCGCTTCCGCCAGGCCTCGGCCCCCGCGGTCACCGGTGGTTTCCCGACCGACACCCGGTCGGCGATGGAAGAGGGCGCCCGCCTGGCTGCCCTGGGTGCGGTGGCGGCAGCGCAGGAGAGACTTGCGCTGCATGCCGGGGCGCCAGCGCGGCTTTTCCTGACCGGGGGAGATGCGCCGGCGCTGCACTCCGCGCTGGAAACTGCGGAGCTCGTGCCCGAGCTGGTGCTGCTGGGACTGGCGCGCGCCGCGGCCGGGAACCCGGTGTCGAATATGAACGCTTGCTGA